A stretch of the Denticeps clupeoides chromosome 6, fDenClu1.1, whole genome shotgun sequence genome encodes the following:
- the LOC114792154 gene encoding monocarboxylate transporter 8-like, translated as MDDRETHLEGDSFKHSFGNSGKKENGEICRDDRLPAFVSSGEILDLSQAQTHQNSNSVHVADLDFPEGGFGWLVVLTATWCYGSIFGIQNSFSILHVMLLKLYEDASDISSQFAVAWIGALAMGMIFFCAPLVSICTDFLGCRATAVGGAAVAFIGLLTSSFANSLGLHYLTFGLLFGCGSSFAFQPSLVILGHYFHQRLSLANGLVTAGSSLFSMGMPALLEEVLAPLGLDRTFQILSIPLLVQTVLAGFTFVPHVSSVRHGNGPHATPSSESRCHRGLSELKKHFNLGVFHLPTYRIWAFAVATAMLGYFVPYVHLMAFVQEQFAGSAEREWVLLLSLGASSGIGRLIVGRAGDLVPGICKVYLQAAAFLLLGLATALMPLCGAFEGLLAVCLLLGLCDGCFITLMAPIAFELFGPRRASQAIGYLLGLMALPMTAGPPLAGLLHDSFGNYHLSFHLAGIPPMVGGIVLLFVPSVHRRLRSGSGVLEAHSEDGLPHPKGAAGQNLPIQDTRL; from the exons ATGGATGACCGTGAGACCCATTTAGAAGGTGATTCTTTCAAGCATTCGTTTGGAAACTCTGGCAAAAAGGAGAATGGCGAAATCTGCAGAGACGACAGATTGCCTGCATTTGTAAGTTCTGGAGAAATTCTGGACTTGAGCCAGGCCCAGACCCACCAGAACTCCAACAGTGTCCATGTAGCTGATCTGGATTTTCCTGAGGGCGGCTTTGGTTGGCTGGTTGTGTTGACTGCTACTTGGTGCTATGGATCCATCTTTGGTATCCAGAATTCGTTCAGCATTTTGCACGTGATGCTGTTGAAGCTATACGAAGACGCCAGCGATATCTCCTCTCAGTTTGCTGTTG CCTGGATTGGAGCTCTGGCCATGGGCATGATCTTCTTCTGCGCCCCGTTGGTTAGTATCTGTACGGATTTTCTTGGCTGTCGGGCAACAGCGGTTGGAGGGGCAGCGGTAGCTTTCATTGGACTTCTAACCAGCTCGTTTGCAAA TTCTCTAGGCCTTCACTACCTCACCTTCGGCCTTCTCTTTGGCTGTGGCTCCTCCTTTGCCTTCCAGCCCTCACTGGTGATCCTGGGCCACTACTTCCACCAGCGGCTTAGCCTGGCCAATGGCCTGGTTACAGCCGGCAGCAGCTTGTTTTCCATGGGGATGCCTGCTCTGCTGGAGGAGGTGCTGGCACCGCTGGGACTGGACAGAACCTTTCAGATCCTCAGCATCCCCCTGCTTGTCCAGACCGTTCTGGCAGGATTCACCTTTGTGCCACATGTCTCCTCCGTTCGCCATGGCAATGGGCCGCACGCGACTCCATCATCAGAGAGTCGCTGCCACAGAGGCCTGTCGGAACTGAAAAAACACTTTAACCTGGGAGTGTTCCATCTGCCTACTTACCGGATTTGGGCCTTTGCAGTAGCAACTGCCATGCTGGGATACTTTGTGCCTTATGTGCATCTT ATGGCATTTGTGCAAGAGCAGTTTGCAGGCTCTGCTGAAAGAGAATGGGTGCTGCTTCTGTCTCTGGGGGCAAGCTCTGGCATCGGACGCCTCATTGTTGGCAGAGCTGGTGACCTGGTGCCAGGCATCTGTAAAGTCTACCTCCAG GCCGCTGCATTCCTGTTGCTGGGCCTGGCCACCGCCTTGATGCCCCTGTGTGGCGCGTTCGAGGGGCTTCTGGCTGTCTGCCTCCTCCTGGGCCTGTGTGACGGCTGCTTCATCACCCTCATGGCCCCCATCGCGTTTGAACTGTTTGGCCCCCGTCGGGCGTCGCAGGCCATCGGCTATCTGCTGGGGCTGATGGCACTTCCCATGACGGCAGGACCGCCTCTCGCAG GTCTGCTCCATGACTCCTTTGGGAATTATCACCTGTCTTTTCACCTGGCTGGTATTCCTCCAATGGTTGGGGGCATCGTACTCTTGTTCGTCCCAAGCGTCCACCGCCGTCTTCGGTCAGGCTCTGGAGTTCTAGAAGCCCATTCTGAGGATGGCCTCCCACATCCCAAGGGTGCTGCCGGTCAAAATCTGCCAATACAGGACACACGGCTATGA